In the genome of Treponema pedis, one region contains:
- the pbp4b gene encoding penicillin binding protein PBP4B has product MKNIFCIFFIFTVFASCKSGFIPVPVRQGFAGYEFSKDIHIKDDKNLAFQTDITFPLNKHNYDDSVLTNNFIRFKGYSNKCIIYFHTKNIESLLLYLNGKKIETGNICANEYSAIKISESGINGDNVLQILQIKPVKAPSGNSEEYFLNIKIPYPEITKTKLVNTEVNGRALEAIDNLFEAQIKNGFPSAQLVIIKNGEIIKSSAYGYISTVDDFGKPVLNKKRITTKTLFDLASNTKMFSTNFALQKLVSEKKLSVQDKVNSFFPKFKDKENARYTGKDEITIADLLNHQAGFPAGAQYYRKKEIRKKAKTEKRTNKEITLNLICETPLVYEPRTRFTYSDIDYMLLGLIIEKVTGMPLDKYVEENIYKPLNLTSVCYKPLEHGFKKKNIAATEIYAVKRSKEKKYRKEKYLPIHGTVHDPEAYGAMDQVSGHAGLFANAESIAVLAQVMLNGGGYGNIKLFDSHVLNFFTSPSMEISAAGLGWRRQGTNQAYSHFFSQLASRDAFGHSGWTGTLTLTDPQEDLIVIIFTSAKHTPALHGSEFRGKYEGDFYLAKNYGAITTLIYSAFKNYSDEILDNMLIELAEQRYALISEGSEFYNNRGFYNDLTAIMDTIKSQSKYSEKLTEFLKSNNAAIITQKLMSVQQAKK; this is encoded by the coding sequence ATGAAGAATATTTTTTGTATCTTTTTTATTTTTACGGTTTTCGCTTCATGTAAGTCCGGGTTTATTCCCGTGCCGGTACGGCAAGGATTTGCCGGCTATGAGTTTTCCAAAGATATTCATATAAAAGACGATAAAAATTTAGCGTTTCAAACGGACATTACCTTTCCTTTAAATAAACATAATTACGACGATTCGGTTTTAACAAATAATTTTATCAGGTTTAAAGGATATTCAAACAAGTGTATAATTTATTTTCATACAAAAAATATAGAAAGTCTTTTACTGTATCTTAACGGCAAAAAAATAGAAACGGGAAATATATGTGCCAATGAATATTCGGCAATAAAAATAAGCGAAAGCGGAATAAACGGCGATAACGTTTTACAGATTTTACAAATTAAACCTGTAAAAGCCCCTTCGGGAAATTCCGAAGAGTATTTTCTTAATATCAAAATTCCTTATCCCGAAATTACAAAAACAAAACTTGTAAATACGGAAGTAAACGGCAGGGCTCTTGAAGCGATAGATAATTTATTTGAAGCTCAAATCAAAAACGGATTTCCGTCCGCTCAACTTGTAATAATAAAAAACGGAGAAATAATAAAAAGCTCGGCTTACGGATATATAAGCACTGTGGACGACTTCGGTAAACCCGTTTTAAATAAAAAACGTATAACGACAAAGACCTTATTCGACTTGGCAAGTAATACAAAAATGTTCAGTACGAATTTCGCTCTGCAAAAACTTGTTTCCGAAAAAAAACTCTCCGTTCAGGATAAGGTAAATTCATTTTTTCCGAAATTTAAAGATAAAGAAAATGCACGGTATACGGGAAAGGACGAAATTACAATTGCCGATTTATTAAATCATCAGGCCGGGTTCCCCGCAGGCGCCCAATATTACAGAAAAAAAGAAATAAGAAAAAAGGCAAAAACGGAAAAAAGAACAAACAAAGAGATAACTCTCAATCTGATTTGCGAAACGCCTTTAGTGTATGAGCCGAGAACCAGATTTACATATTCGGATATCGATTATATGCTTTTAGGACTTATTATCGAAAAAGTAACCGGAATGCCGTTGGATAAATATGTTGAAGAAAATATTTATAAACCGCTTAATTTAACTTCCGTTTGCTACAAACCCTTAGAACACGGATTTAAAAAAAAGAATATAGCCGCTACCGAAATATATGCCGTAAAACGGAGTAAAGAAAAAAAATACAGGAAAGAAAAGTATTTACCCATACACGGAACGGTTCATGACCCGGAGGCATACGGGGCCATGGACCAGGTAAGCGGTCATGCGGGTCTTTTCGCAAATGCGGAAAGCATAGCGGTGCTTGCGCAGGTAATGCTTAACGGCGGCGGATACGGCAATATAAAATTATTCGATTCTCATGTTTTAAATTTTTTTACAAGTCCCAGTATGGAAATTTCGGCGGCAGGATTGGGCTGGAGGCGGCAGGGTACCAATCAGGCATATTCTCATTTTTTTTCCCAACTTGCAAGCCGAGATGCTTTCGGGCATAGCGGCTGGACGGGAACCCTTACTTTAACGGACCCTCAGGAAGATTTAATTGTTATAATTTTTACAAGTGCAAAACATACCCCCGCTCTTCACGGAAGCGAATTCCGCGGAAAATACGAAGGAGATTTTTATCTTGCAAAAAATTACGGAGCGATAACCACGCTTATTTATTCGGCCTTTAAAAACTACAGCGATGAAATTTTAGATAATATGCTTATAGAGCTTGCGGAACAACGCTATGCTTTAATTTCGGAAGGCTCGGAATTTTACAACAATCGGGGATTTTATAACGATTTAACGGCTATTATGGATACGATAAAATCACAATCCAAATACTCCGAAAAATTAACCGAATTTCTTAAATCGAATAATGCGGCAATAATTACACAAAAACTTATGTCGGTACAGCAGGCAAAAAAATGA
- a CDS encoding ABC transporter ATP-binding protein: MIRKYLKPYRLRIFLGGGIKFLGSVTELFLPYLLAGLIDKAVPSHNIQAIYKYGGLMAAASIICWLSNIIANRMASWTAAQAAKKIRTDLFSRIMFLSVHQIDEFTVPSLESRLTSDTYNVHRFMAVIQRMGIRAPMLFSGGIFFCFIQNLKLAFILLMLLPPIMLITFMFSKKIFPLFKNVQLKLDVMTRIVRENISGIRIIKAMDKTYEETKRFKKSSDDVSDAETRAAVLAAKTNPLINLILNLGIVMVILTGAFMINKGDLQTGVLMSFLSYFIQIANSLLAFNRMFAVYNKAASSSFRIAEVLNAPYESVIGNAVLKADENIPLLKFENVSFTYDKSEWTERASLSDISFSLDKGKILGIIGATGSGKSTLIKLIEGLYFPDKGKIFWKGKEINTENISKVRQNISAVFQNDFLYSASFSDNITLGRDITMSEIENAVKTAQAFDFITKKGGWEYNLSSKASDLSGGQRQRLLLARALACPCELLILDDATSALDYETDAKFRKELKGYFKNKNLAIIIAAQRISSIKHADIILVLRDGKIIASGNHLKLLRECSLYSEIYENQMGSLII; the protein is encoded by the coding sequence ATGATACGGAAATATTTAAAACCGTACCGCTTACGTATATTTTTAGGCGGAGGAATAAAATTTTTAGGCAGTGTTACGGAACTTTTTTTGCCGTATCTTTTAGCGGGATTGATTGATAAGGCGGTTCCTTCGCATAATATACAGGCGATTTATAAATACGGCGGACTGATGGCCGCCGCTTCAATTATATGTTGGCTTTCAAATATAATTGCGAACAGAATGGCTTCATGGACGGCAGCTCAGGCTGCAAAAAAAATTAGAACCGATTTATTTTCACGCATAATGTTTCTTTCGGTACATCAAATAGATGAATTTACGGTGCCGTCTCTCGAGTCGCGTCTTACTTCCGATACATATAATGTTCACAGATTTATGGCGGTAATTCAAAGAATGGGTATTAGAGCTCCTATGCTTTTTTCGGGAGGGATTTTTTTCTGTTTTATTCAAAATTTAAAACTTGCCTTTATTCTTTTAATGCTCTTGCCTCCTATTATGCTTATTACTTTTATGTTTTCAAAAAAAATATTTCCTCTTTTTAAAAATGTTCAATTAAAACTTGATGTTATGACACGCATTGTGCGTGAAAATATTTCAGGTATACGCATAATAAAAGCTATGGATAAAACTTATGAAGAAACAAAAAGATTTAAAAAATCAAGCGATGATGTTTCAGATGCCGAAACAAGGGCTGCGGTATTAGCCGCAAAAACAAATCCGCTGATTAACCTGATTTTAAATTTAGGTATTGTTATGGTAATTTTAACCGGAGCATTTATGATAAATAAAGGCGACTTGCAAACCGGTGTACTTATGTCGTTTTTATCTTATTTTATACAAATTGCAAACTCGCTTTTGGCATTTAACAGAATGTTTGCGGTTTATAATAAAGCGGCCTCTTCTTCTTTCCGTATTGCTGAAGTCTTAAATGCTCCTTATGAAAGTGTAATCGGTAATGCGGTTTTGAAGGCAGATGAAAATATTCCCCTTTTAAAATTTGAAAATGTAAGTTTTACTTATGATAAGTCCGAGTGGACTGAAAGGGCTTCTTTAAGCGATATTTCTTTTAGTTTGGACAAAGGAAAAATTTTAGGAATTATAGGAGCTACCGGTTCGGGTAAAAGTACTCTTATAAAATTAATTGAAGGTTTATATTTTCCGGATAAAGGAAAAATATTTTGGAAGGGTAAGGAAATAAATACGGAAAATATAAGTAAGGTGCGTCAAAATATTTCGGCGGTTTTTCAAAACGATTTTTTATATTCGGCTTCTTTTTCGGATAATATTACCTTAGGGCGCGATATAACGATGTCTGAAATTGAAAATGCCGTAAAAACCGCACAAGCCTTTGATTTTATAACTAAAAAGGGAGGCTGGGAATATAACCTTTCAAGCAAGGCTTCGGATTTAAGCGGAGGTCAAAGACAAAGACTTCTTTTGGCGCGTGCTTTGGCATGCCCTTGTGAACTTTTAATATTGGATGATGCAACTTCCGCTCTTGATTATGAAACCGATGCAAAATTCAGAAAAGAGCTGAAAGGGTATTTTAAAAATAAAAACCTCGCGATAATTATTGCCGCACAGAGGATAAGCTCAATTAAACATGCGGATATAATTTTGGTTTTACGGGACGGTAAGATAATTGCCTCCGGGAATCATTTAAAGCTGTTACGGGAATGCAGCCTTTATTCCGAAATTTACGAAAACCAAATGGGGAGCTTAATAATTTAA
- a CDS encoding ABC transporter permease, protein MASFDEKIIQKPKNLKTLLKRFKKIINSEFHKIFFISFTILISNLCSLAGPKFSGKAIDAIGITAGNVNFKKVFYFAGLMVGSYLTSALFSYLTHKTMIKISQRIARGLREDVFNKIITLPLKIMNLHYTGDLISRISYDIDTVNTSLTNDVIQIISSCITVLGTFILMMTISPSLIIVLLFTIPSSILFTCYRVKKTQPLFGKRSRKLGAMNGFVEEVVSGQKTIACYNAQKTFCENFDTKNIEASDAWFDAEYQAVLNGPSVNFIK, encoded by the coding sequence ATGGCAAGTTTTGATGAAAAGATAATTCAAAAACCTAAAAATTTAAAAACTCTTTTAAAACGCTTTAAAAAAATTATAAATTCGGAATTTCATAAAATATTTTTTATAAGTTTTACAATTTTAATTTCAAATCTATGTTCTTTAGCGGGGCCTAAATTTTCGGGTAAGGCAATCGATGCAATAGGTATTACGGCGGGAAATGTAAATTTTAAAAAAGTTTTTTATTTTGCCGGCTTAATGGTCGGTTCATATTTAACTTCCGCCTTATTTTCATATTTGACGCATAAAACAATGATTAAAATTTCCCAGCGGATTGCACGCGGCCTTCGTGAAGATGTATTTAATAAAATCATTACGCTGCCTTTAAAAATCATGAATCTTCATTATACGGGAGATTTGATTTCACGTATTTCTTACGACATTGATACCGTCAATACTTCTCTTACAAATGATGTTATACAAATTATCTCAAGTTGTATTACCGTTTTAGGGACATTTATTTTAATGATGACTATTTCACCTTCTTTAATAATAGTCTTGCTTTTTACTATTCCGTCTTCAATATTGTTTACATGTTATAGGGTAAAAAAAACACAACCTTTATTCGGTAAAAGGTCGCGTAAATTAGGAGCAATGAACGGTTTTGTTGAAGAAGTGGTTTCGGGGCAAAAAACTATTGCCTGTTATAATGCTCAAAAAACATTTTGTGAAAACTTTGATACGAAAAATATCGAAGCAAGCGATGCATGGTTTGATGCGGAATATCAGGCTGTTCTTAACGGGCCTTCGGTAAATTTTATTAAATAA
- a CDS encoding DUF1343 domain-containing protein produces MKKSAVIFYLLILPIFLFTRENGRIVLGIDRIKEFEHLFKNKRVGLITNQTGINGEGKTSIDVLYKTVNLTALFSPEHGIRGNEREGAIIENRIDLKTGLTVYSLYGKTKRPSEEMLKNIDILCFDIQDIGARFYTYIWTMAYAMEECAKHKKTFVVFDRPNPINGVNVEGNILNEEYKSFVGYFPIIQRHGMTVGELALMFNKEFKINCNLQIIPLKNWNRENCFEELNLMWVPTSPNIPTAETALIYSGLCIFEGVNISVGRGTAMPFKYIGAPFIDAENLAEELNALNLKGVFFLPAYFTPALSLYKNEFCKGIQIIVTDKKEFLPVKTSILIMEKIKKMYPENFSVNDSKRKLCGLNLLTGTNLLTSILSHDKTKLEEYFKVIRKDEIQFSKLRKKYLLY; encoded by the coding sequence ATGAAAAAATCGGCAGTAATTTTTTATCTTTTAATTTTACCTATTTTTCTTTTTACTCGGGAAAACGGCCGAATTGTCTTAGGCATAGACAGAATAAAAGAATTTGAACACCTGTTCAAAAATAAAAGAGTCGGTTTAATTACAAATCAAACGGGAATTAACGGCGAAGGAAAAACTTCAATTGATGTTTTATATAAAACCGTAAATCTGACCGCTCTATTTTCTCCTGAACACGGAATAAGAGGTAATGAACGGGAAGGAGCAATAATCGAAAACCGAATCGATTTAAAAACAGGTTTAACCGTATACAGCCTGTACGGTAAAACAAAGAGACCTTCCGAAGAAATGTTAAAAAATATAGATATACTGTGTTTTGACATTCAGGATATAGGAGCCAGGTTTTATACATATATTTGGACTATGGCCTATGCAATGGAAGAATGCGCAAAGCACAAAAAAACCTTCGTGGTTTTTGACAGACCTAATCCGATAAACGGGGTAAACGTCGAAGGTAATATTTTAAACGAAGAATATAAATCATTTGTAGGCTATTTTCCGATTATACAAAGACACGGTATGACTGTAGGAGAGTTGGCTCTTATGTTCAATAAAGAATTTAAAATCAATTGTAACTTACAAATTATTCCGTTAAAAAACTGGAACAGAGAAAACTGTTTTGAAGAGCTTAACTTAATGTGGGTGCCTACATCGCCGAATATTCCCACTGCGGAAACGGCTTTAATTTACTCCGGACTGTGTATTTTTGAAGGTGTAAATATTTCCGTCGGACGTGGTACCGCTATGCCGTTTAAATACATAGGAGCGCCCTTTATCGATGCAGAAAACCTTGCTGAAGAACTAAATGCTTTAAATTTAAAAGGAGTATTTTTTCTTCCGGCATATTTTACTCCGGCACTTTCTTTATACAAAAATGAATTCTGTAAAGGAATACAAATTATCGTAACGGATAAAAAAGAATTTTTACCCGTAAAAACCTCAATTTTAATAATGGAAAAAATAAAAAAAATGTATCCTGAAAATTTTTCGGTAAACGATTCAAAAAGAAAGTTGTGCGGTTTAAATCTTTTAACAGGAACAAATCTCTTAACTTCAATTTTATCACACGATAAAACAAAACTCGAAGAATATTTTAAAGTAATCCGTAAAGACGAAATTCAATTTTCAAAATTGCGTAAAAAATATTTACTTTATTAA
- a CDS encoding dihydroorotase family protein, which translates to MIDSHVHLRDGLLSQKETIEHGAGLAAAAGFTALFDMPNTDPPLVSEKRIMERFALAETSLKKINKDIFYGVYGGLTSDSKQIENSVLFYKTRFPAIVGFKMFAGHSTGKMGIVEKEEQRKVYSALSKLNYRGVLAVHCEKESLINHSVFNIDKPITHSFARPPVSESESVKEQIELVQSENFSGHLHICHISTAAGIELVQTAKKNGMNISCGATAHHALLNMESYSRLGILVKINPPLRGEEDRLAVFNALISGSIDWIESDHAPHTLEDKRNGASGVPGFAGSLLLVQKLREEGCTETRLAQLCGKTVNKIFGLNLPFNVPSKEDIVKALPSLRKAYPFDVFSDISIK; encoded by the coding sequence ATGATTGATTCTCATGTACATTTACGAGACGGGCTTTTGTCGCAAAAAGAAACTATAGAGCATGGGGCAGGTCTTGCGGCGGCGGCCGGATTTACGGCTTTGTTCGATATGCCTAATACCGACCCGCCTCTTGTGTCGGAAAAAAGAATCATGGAGCGTTTTGCCCTTGCCGAAACTTCTTTAAAAAAAATAAATAAAGATATTTTTTACGGTGTTTACGGAGGCCTTACTTCCGATTCTAAGCAAATAGAAAATTCGGTTTTATTTTATAAAACCCGTTTCCCCGCGATTGTCGGCTTTAAAATGTTTGCAGGACATTCAACAGGAAAAATGGGAATAGTGGAAAAAGAAGAACAGCGCAAAGTTTATTCCGCTCTTTCAAAGCTTAACTACCGCGGCGTCCTTGCCGTTCATTGCGAAAAAGAAAGCTTGATAAATCATTCCGTGTTTAATATAGACAAGCCTATAACTCACAGTTTTGCCCGCCCGCCCGTTTCCGAATCGGAATCCGTTAAAGAACAAATTGAGCTTGTTCAAAGTGAAAATTTTTCGGGACACCTTCATATTTGTCATATAAGTACGGCAGCCGGAATAGAACTTGTTCAAACTGCAAAAAAAAACGGAATGAATATTTCCTGCGGTGCAACCGCTCATCATGCTCTTTTAAATATGGAAAGTTATTCCCGGTTAGGTATTTTAGTAAAAATAAATCCTCCTTTACGCGGGGAAGAGGACAGACTCGCCGTTTTTAATGCTCTTATTTCAGGAAGCATCGACTGGATTGAAAGCGACCATGCGCCGCATACGCTTGAAGATAAACGCAACGGAGCTTCGGGTGTTCCGGGATTTGCAGGTTCTCTTTTGCTTGTACAAAAGCTGCGTGAGGAAGGCTGTACGGAAACCCGCCTTGCACAATTATGCGGAAAAACTGTAAATAAGATTTTCGGTTTAAACTTACCGTTTAATGTTCCTTCAAAAGAAGACATTGTAAAAGCTCTTCCTTCCTTACGCAAGGCTTACCCGTTTGATGTTTTTTCCGATATTTCAATTAAATAA
- a CDS encoding ABC transporter ATP-binding protein — protein MLSSFILYSRMFSGPINEFANILGDLLSAASAAERIFALIDSPSEKDEVSDYINLKNIKGNIKFENVSFSYGCEKIGNAKLVIDNLNFEAEAGSLMAIVGETGAGKSTVINLLLRFYEVQNGTIYLDNIPITKIKRNFLRKSFALVMQEAWLFEGSIRDNISYGKSDASIEEIHRAAVAAGIADFIKSLPDGYDTVIKDSAVNISQGQKQLLTIARAMLLDAPFLILDEATSNVDSQTEILVHKAMQKLLKGRTAFVIAHRLSTIQNADKILVMQKGRIIEQGSHTELLKKNGKYSKLYMSQIK, from the coding sequence ATGCTTTCTTCTTTTATTTTATATTCCAGAATGTTTTCAGGCCCGATAAATGAGTTTGCAAACATTTTAGGCGATTTACTTTCAGCGGCTTCTGCGGCGGAGCGGATTTTTGCTTTAATCGACAGCCCTTCCGAAAAAGACGAAGTTTCCGATTATATAAATTTAAAAAATATTAAGGGTAATATTAAATTCGAAAATGTTTCGTTTTCATACGGTTGTGAAAAGATAGGGAATGCAAAACTTGTTATAGATAATTTAAATTTTGAAGCGGAAGCTGGCAGTTTGATGGCAATTGTCGGAGAAACGGGAGCAGGGAAAAGCACGGTAATAAATTTACTTTTAAGATTTTATGAAGTACAAAACGGAACTATTTATTTGGATAATATTCCTATTACAAAAATTAAAAGAAATTTTTTACGCAAATCTTTTGCTCTAGTTATGCAGGAAGCTTGGCTTTTTGAAGGCTCCATACGCGATAATATTTCTTACGGTAAAAGCGACGCTTCTATTGAAGAAATTCATAGAGCGGCCGTTGCTGCCGGTATTGCGGATTTTATTAAAAGCCTTCCTGACGGATACGATACCGTTATAAAAGATTCGGCTGTAAATATTTCGCAAGGGCAAAAACAATTGCTTACTATTGCACGTGCGATGCTTTTAGATGCGCCTTTTTTAATTTTAGATGAAGCAACTTCAAATGTGGACAGTCAAACTGAAATACTTGTTCATAAAGCTATGCAAAAATTATTAAAAGGCAGAACTGCCTTTGTTATTGCACACAGACTTTCAACAATTCAAAATGCCGATAAAATTCTTGTTATGCAAAAGGGTAGAATTATAGAACAAGGTTCTCATACTGAACTTTTGAAAAAAAACGGAAAATACTCAAAACTTTATATGAGTCAAATAAAATAA
- a CDS encoding carboxypeptidase-like regulatory domain-containing protein: MNYIYGIVQNEQKEPVANAKVALLDDNFKVAFSTETDKNGKFNLQAEAKLYPHFIVEKDYGTKYLEYWANNINLKNDIEINPKLGRLELYKLGFFSSMEMEISKSIMIYFRPISLHHFLANEKAIAPQIKRESITISINGEFCEILLAKTVIEHTEGVATPVIAYAFKIAADNIEFNGNNRLEVSVTDVYGEYGEAVLFF; the protein is encoded by the coding sequence ATGAATTATATTTACGGTATCGTGCAAAATGAACAAAAAGAACCTGTGGCGAATGCTAAGGTTGCCTTGCTCGATGATAATTTTAAAGTTGCGTTTTCTACGGAAACGGATAAGAACGGTAAATTTAATTTACAAGCCGAAGCAAAGTTATACCCTCATTTTATTGTAGAAAAGGACTACGGAACGAAGTACCTTGAATACTGGGCAAATAACATTAACCTTAAAAACGATATTGAAATAAATCCCAAATTGGGCAGGCTTGAACTTTATAAACTCGGCTTTTTTTCTTCAATGGAAATGGAAATTTCAAAATCGATAATGATTTATTTCCGTCCTATAAGTCTTCATCATTTTTTGGCAAATGAAAAAGCCATTGCTCCTCAAATAAAACGGGAATCCATTACTATTTCGATTAACGGAGAATTTTGTGAAATACTTTTGGCGAAAACCGTAATTGAGCATACCGAAGGTGTTGCAACACCGGTTATTGCCTATGCTTTTAAGATAGCGGCGGATAATATAGAGTTTAACGGAAACAATAGACTTGAAGTAAGCGTAACCGATGTTTACGGCGAATACGGAGAAGCCGTTTTATTTTTTTAG